The stretch of DNA GCATCCGAGGAAAATGATGTGACTTTGTTGCCAGATGATGCTGCGAAGAGTTTGGAATTCTTCTTTAAAGGGACCTTTCTTCGACGACTTTTTCGCAGTCAAATGCGCCCTCGAGAAATCGGAACCATGAATGTCGGTGGAGATACAGTGCCGGAAGTGATCGGATTCATGTGGAAACTTGCAAAGAAACACGTATCTCGGCAAGTTGATTTTGACAATGACGTTCCGACATGGTCTGAGAAGCAAATACCAGATGAAGAAGACATTGAACGATTCATCATTCTGCATGACACGACCAAAAGGAAGACCTACAATGTTTCTGCCATCACTCCACGAATCCTTGCTACATGGAAGGATAAAAACATCAAAGTTTTTGTGCATCCATATGCGACCAACGTGGAGACGCATGCCCAGCACCAAATGGTACTGAAGACGCTCATTACGCCAACAAACTCAGACCGAGCCGGAGCCCACTCGACCCGTGATTGTGCTGCTTTGGCTAAAGAGCTTAAGGAAACTCACTTGGATTTAGAGGGACATCAAAGCTCGTGGATGTTGTGGGCCAACTTCATCCACTCTTCGCCTGCTCACAagcaagagcaattgaaaattgATCCCGCACCGCCTTTGGAGCTCGCTAAATACTTCCGATGGACAAATGTGTCAGAAGCAGCCCGCCTGCAGTCAGTACATCGGGGTGTCACAGTGGCTCATACTGTGAATGTTGGTTGGGTGAAAGAAGCGGCTGAAATAAGGGAAGAAATTTCAGCAGCACTTGGAATACTTAACAACGTTTCCCGCAAGCTCGAAGCAATGATAACAAAAGGATTAGCCGCTGGAGATTTTATCACCGCAGTGCAATCAGCAATCCGACCAGAAGAGTCCGAAGTGAGCCAAGTGTTGGCGGAGAAAGTAACTGATTGTCCCGATGTTGATCACTCTTAAAGTGtttttcttgttttgattttacggttttgaataaataaaataagttttATTTGCAATAGTTTCACGGTCTTCATgagttttatttatttgtttcagaTAGTTCATTATTGTTAACAGTAAACGTTTCAAAACTTGCTCTTATATTAATTGGGAACAATATTCAAATCGACCTCATTTGGATCTTGCGTTAAGCCTTTCTCAGGGCTGAAAAATCCTCCAGGGAAGTATCCACAGTGTTCAAACAGTTTCTGGCAAGGATAAACTTTGAAGTAGTTCATAGCTTCACATACTTCAGCCAGAATTTGTTCACCTTCCCGGTGTACTCTCTGAAGACGTTTTTTCACGAGGCCAAAGATCACCTCGATGGGATTGAAAAAGGGGCAGTACGCCGGAAGGAATATGGGTATGATCCCAATGGATCGAAGATAACGAATGAGATTAGCGTCGCAATGAATCCTCGCACCGTCCATGATCCATACTGAATGGAATCCTGGATATCTTTGAACCTTAGGATTCCGCAAGGCAAACTCTCGGCAGCATTCGAAAAACTGTAGCCTGTTAAAAGTGCCTTCAGTCCAGAAACTATCCAGGATTCCATCAGCGCCAAGGAAACATAAGAACGATTAACGAGCACGGCGACAAAATTCTCctctgaaaattaacttttttccTACGACACCATATCCCTTCTGACGTAACGTGCCCCTATTGTCAATACTCACCTCATCGAGGAAAACTAAATTGAAAATATCCCATGGTATGGCGAGGAGCTCATTCACAAACCGCACTATTTCTTCCATACGAATTTGAATAGCTCTTCTCTCAATGGTTTTCCACGACAGGCCTGCCTCGTGCAGAATAGTACAGACGGATGAAATACTTATTGTCATCTGGAAATGTGCCTGGAACATCTCCTTGGCTTCGTCCAAAAATAAAAGAGGATGCTTGCAATAAAGCTCCACCAACCATTGTCGCATTTCCGACTGGAACTTTTTGAAGACCTGAGCTCGTTTTTTCCTTCGGTAAAGTCCCTCGCTTTCAAACTTTTGAATCCAACCATAAATAGTGGACAGGCTTTTTCCGTAAATGATCGCCAAATTCTTTTGGGAAATACCCAAAAAGTAGTGTCCATAAAGGGCGTGGTATACGGTTCCAGGACTGGCCTGTTGTTGGCGAACGGAATGAATGATTATATCGGCCATCTGAAATGTGTGTAATTTGAATGGTTCAATAATTTCAGCATTCAACTAAGCAGACAAATTTTACCTTCAATTACGTCTTCAATAATGACTTTTGGAACAGATTGTAGAGCAAAACTAACCGAAAATGCTTCTAATCGCAAACTACTTCGAAATATTTTGCTTTTTTAgaaagtaaacaaaaacaaactgaaTATCAGCACATCGACTGGCCTGCTGCTCATGACATCGGTTGGTTATTTGACACGTCGTTCGTTGGAAATTTCGTTCGTTGAACTGACGAACGAATTCCAAGATAGTGCTGTGGCGACAATATATCATGGCGACCGTAACGTTATCCTATATCATGGCGACCGTGTATCATGATGAATCATGGCGACCGTTTGACAGCGGCTCGAGactctgttttttttgtgtactcGTGGAAAAACTCAACGTCGAACGGAAAACAATCAAGGTGATAAATGTGCagtaataataacaataaagtGAACGAAAAACGACGCGCCACCGAAATGCGCACGGAGAGAACAGGAAACAACAATATGAACTTGTGAACATCGAAAAATTAGGCCAAACAATTGTGAACGGCATGATACCCTGTCTAGTGTTCTGTGACTGATGGACTCGATGAGCAAAGAGTAAATCTCAAGAAAAAAACAACTAGAATTAAGTGCAGTGTTATCGAAAATAGTTCACGCATGCAATAAAAGCTGCGTCGAAAGGACCTACGGGAATAAAGAACACAAACTGAAACGAAGCGAAAGATAAACTGCAGTGTGTAACAGGATAGTTTGGCATCCTCGAAATGAGTCTTGTGAAGAGCGTTGAAACGCATGTGAACGACACAAGACAAATAACAGtgataaaaaacagaaaaaaaacaagtggcAATACCGTTTCCTTGACTTGCGTGAATGGGACGAACGGAAATCAAAGAAGAACTACTAGGTGAACAGCTGGGATGGCCTCGTGACCAGGCAGGATGCCACACTAGTGTTTTCGTCGAAAAATGGCGGTGCTATGCAACGGCAAAGTTAGAAAGGAAGCAGCGCGGCAGCGGAGATAAATGAATAATTGAAACAGCAAAGCAGCGGACCGGGAAAGACGTAATCGGCATGGTAGCAACATTTCTTACAATGATAGAATTGAATGAAACTGAATTAAAACCCGAATGAACGAATATTTTTATAggcgaaaattttttttgttcacaaatcaaaacattttgacgtaggactacgtctttcatttctataccggggtgtaaaatcaaagtttcgaaaacgaaagcgttacgccggagaccgagattttgagcgttaatagctcctaaacaactgaacgaaatggtatgataaacacttcattcgaaagataaaatgtctacgcgttatatacttgttactttttgatccaaaaacttgtttcaatagtcttaaaattgctttcaaaataggctattgaaatcaccaatcggtatataagcgagcggcgctcggaaatccactcagttctaattgaacagcgattggagcatgttgtcgctgttgcggtgaagctctttatttatcatgaaagcgcggatgaacggtgtcaccaagagcctgtttgtgcaccctaggccagaagggaatccatcaggaggagagtgatgccacaaacggttccctgggaagacatcgctacacacacatacacgcgcggctattaacaggtggtgatcgagttggcattaaccactgatgggcttccagtatcgaggaaaatgtggaaatatctaatcgttactgaaaataatctgccagttcctttgggaattttcaaaatatattcatgtgaaagagtttaattgaatgttttctatccatgtaacactgtaaccaaatacatttggttttgtggtttttcaatcaatcgcaattaacagaatagcttcagaagattattcttccccatcagtaggatatttccgtacccaatattgtatgcgcccgcaatcgattattgctcagtcgccgaaagttccgagctcagagagttcattcccctctagtttgccttccaaattgccatcgtaaaccacaccttctctcgattcaatcacacacaaaaagcatacttaagcgatattctggtggtgagacacattcatttttcgtgaggacatcgacaagacaacatcgttgcctaacgtgctggaggaggtggacggcgaaggatcgacacatacacgcgcagaactctttccgttaggatgccattcagcatcgagaaagttccggaaagatctaatcattgctggaaaataatctgccagttcctttgggaattttcaaaatatattcatgtgaaagagtttaattgaatgttttctatccatgttacactgtgaccaaatatgtttcaaccaagtgctattaacaggtggttatcgagttggcattaaccactggtgggcttccagtatcgaggaaaatgtggaaatatctaatcgttactgaaaataatctgccagttcctttgggaattttcaaattatattaatgtgaaagagtttaattgaatgttttctatccatgttacactgtgaccaaatatttttcaatcaagtactattaaaaggtggttatcgagttagtattaaccactggtgggcttccagtatcgaggaaaatgtggaaatatctaatcgttgctggaaaataatctgccagttccccttggaattgaaaattacattcaagcgaaagagtttatcttaatgttttctatccataaaatatatattacatttgggtttgtgatttgtcaatcaagtacagttagcaggttagcttctgaagattattcttcagaacaaggtttttcgtatcctatattggatgcataaaaccttgtgcctccaacgtaacgctctcgttttcgaagtcccccaaatattcatttattcattcattcagaatggatttagattcaacttcgaacaaatggtctctaaatcaacgatagtcctacgtcacccttgcggttataccatagatataacccacttcctgtttttcaagaACATAATAATGCGTACACTCAAGGAAATCGccacattcaatcaaaatgcactCAACATAAATAAAATGGTTATACTCTTGAAACTTTAAAAATTGCAAATGTTTTCCTTTTTACTCTTTTCTATCTTTTCCAATTTCTAATCCTAATAAACTTCGAGCAAATAAGAAAATTGGTGGCGAAAGTCTGATCAACTTCATGTCATGAACACAGTACAGTACCATTTCGTCAGCAGGATACGGATAACGATCCGTCATTAAAACCAGATCCTTGCCATGTGTATGCACATACAGAATGAGATAACGAAAGAGAGGCGATAAGAACGAGACGAGAAAATGTGTAAGAGTAAGATAATGCTAGAGTCGGATAGGTTTTGCGAAACTCTAGCATAGATATAATGTTCAGTCCCTTTTTAGTCCTCAATAAATAAGGAGCATCGCTCCCAACGCTTAAACTTAGTTTTATTTCTTAACTATAGTCATAAATAAATACTCAACTTTAAAATGTATGTCTGTTTAAACTTTCACTTTTTAAATTTCCAAGAGATTCGAAATAGCACGAATGTCTTCAAtctatttaactttttttttgacgaagCGTAGTAACGAATTTTTAAGGACTTGACCCAAGAGGCAAGAATCCGATAATTTTGAAGCCCCAAAGAAGCGAGATAAAAGGAAGAAGATATTGTAGCATTCATAGCATTTACTGTATCATCAAAACTTAACTTccatatgccaaccaaatgttCAAGGCATAAAACACAAACACTGCGAGCCATAAAACAATTAAAGATTAAACAACATACATTCAAGGTCTTTCCGACAAATTTCCCAAGTTTACTTCCTTCCGTATGCTTTGCATAAAC from Toxorhynchites rutilus septentrionalis strain SRP chromosome 3, ASM2978413v1, whole genome shotgun sequence encodes:
- the LOC129775177 gene encoding uncharacterized protein LOC129775177, with amino-acid sequence MDNNKDNYDGIEFLEQETAGSPVAGSSGTFRFSKSLLDTTQVSDDGNSRNVEFSLLPDNTTEEAENEESGASEENDVTLLPDDAAKSLEFFFKGTFLRRLFRSQMRPREIGTMNVGGDTVPEVIGFMWKLAKKHVSRQVDFDNDVPTWSEKQIPDEEDIERFIILHDTTKRKTYNVSAITPRILATWKDKNIKVFVHPYATNVETHAQHQMVLKTLITPTNSDRAGAHSTRDCAALAKELKETHLDLEGHQSSWMLWANFIHSSPAHKQEQLKIDPAPPLELAKYFRWTNVSEAARLQSVHRGVTVAHTVNVGWVKEAAEIREEISAALGILNNVSRKLEAMITKGLAAGDFITAVQSAIRPEESEVSQVLAEKVTDCPDVDHS
- the LOC129775182 gene encoding uncharacterized protein LOC129775182, producing MADIIIHSVRQQQASPGTVYHALYGHYFLGISQKNLAIIYGKSLSTIYGWIQKFESEGLYRRKKRAQVFKKFQSEMRQWLVELYCKHPLLFLDEAKEMFQAHFQMTISISSVCTILHEAGLSWKTIERRAIQIRMEEIVRFVNELLAIPWDIFNLVFLDEKLFEHCGYFPGGFFSPEKGLTQDPNEVDLNIVPN